The region CGTCCCACTTGAGGTTGGCCGGGTCGCGTTCCTGGGTCAGGCGGATCTTCTTGCCGTTGACGACCAACGTGTTGCCTTCGACCTTGACCTCGCCCTTGAAGCGGCCGTGGACCGAGTCGTACTGCAGCATGTAGGCCAGGTAGTCGGGCTCGAGCAGATCGTTGATGGCGACGATTTCGATGTCGTTGCCGAAATTCTGCACCGCCGCGCGCAGGACGTTGCGTCCGATGCGGCCGAAGCCGTTGATGCCTACCTTGATCGTCATTGAGGTAACTCCTGCAGCCGCCCGGGCGGGTCAAGTGGGGAAACCCCCATTCTAGCAAGGCAGGGGCTGGGTCGCAGTCCGGCCCCCATGGATGGCTCGTCACGGTCCGTCGCGGCCCGTGACCGCGTCCGCAGCGGCTTTAGGGCCTTTTTGCGGCACGTAGCAACAAGAATGGAACGCAGGTCTAGGTTTGCCGTTCTCCGGCGTACTTAGAGTGCGGTGCGGACAGACTCCTGTTCAGCAAACCTGCAAAATCGGTCTCTTCACGACCTCACAGGGGACTCAAGGAATGAATCAGCGACTGATCGGCGGCGTCCTCGCCGCCACCCTGGCCTGCGCGGCCCAGCCCGCCCTCGCCCAGCAGACCGGCAACTTCACCCTGGGTATCGGCGCTCACCAGGTCAATCCGAAGTCCGACAACGGCAGCGTGCTGGGCGGAGCGGCCGAGCTGGAAATCGGCGACGACGCCCAGCCCACCATCACCTTCGAGTACTTCATCCGCGACAACCTCGGCATCGAGGTGCTGGCGGCCGCGCCGTTCAAGCACGACATCGATATCAAGGGCGTCGGCAAGGTGGGCACGACCAAGCACCTGCCGCCGACGTTCTCGCTGCAGTACCACTGGAACAGCCGCGGCGTGGTCTCGCCCTTCGTCGGCCTGGGCGTCAACTACACGACCTTCTTCAGCGAGAAGACCACCGGCGCGCTGCGCGGCACCCGCCTCAAGCTCGACGACTCGGTCGGCGTGGCGGCCCATGTCGGCGTCGACTTCATCCTGACCGAACGCAGCTCGATCCGCGTGGATGCGCGCTGGATGGACATCCAGACCGACGTCGAGCTGAACGACCAGAAGATCGGCAAGGCCACCATCGACCCGACCGTGTTCGGTCTGGCCTACGTGATGAAGTTCTGAACGAGCAGGCCATGAGTTCGCGATCGCGGCAGGCCGGGCCTGCCGCGATCGCTATCGGCGTCGCCCGACCCGTCACGGAAAACCCTGCGGACCGCCCCGGCTTTCGCGACCCTACTCGGCGCCTGCAGCCGACCGTCCGCATGACCAAAGCCATGGCCATCGACGAGACCCGCACCTCGCCACAGTCGGACAGCGGCCGCGCTCGGCCGCTCCAGTAAAGTGGACGCCATGACTTCCACCCGCCCGCGCTCTTTCTCTAAATCCTTGCGCCGCTACTCGGCGCTGTTGCTTCTGCTGCCGCTCAACAGCCTGGCCTGGGGCCCGCAAGGGCACCGCCTGGTCGCGGCCTTGGCCTGGGACGATCTGCGCCCCGATGTGCGCGCCGAAATCGCCAGGATGCTGAAAGACGAAGCCGACCCGAGCCTGCCCGGCATCGCCAACTGGGCCGACGACCTGCGCAGCAACGACCCCGAACTCGGCAAGCGCAGCGCCAAGTGGCACTACGTCAATCTCGCCGAGGACGACTGCCGTTACGACGCCGCGCGCGATTGTCCTAAAGGCAATTGCGCGGTCGAGGCGATCCGCGCCCAGACCGCGATCCTCGCCGACCGCGGCCGGTCGCGCGACGAACGCCTGAAGGCCTTGAAGTTCGTGGTCCATTTCGTCGGCGACGTGCACCAGCCGCTGCATGCCGGCTTCGGCCACGACAAGGGCGGCAACGACTACCAGTTGCAGATTCCCGGCGAGCCCGAGCCCGTCGACGGCTACGGCACCAATCTGCATTCGCTGTGGGACAGCAAGATGTTGTCGATGCGCAGGCTCGACGACGCGGCCTATCTCAAGCGACTGCGGCAGACGCCGGCGCCGGCCGTAGGCGCGCTCGGCCTGCCGCCGGCCTCGCCGGCCTGGGCCGAAGCCTCGTGCCGGATCGTGCTGCAACCGGGCTTCTATCCCGATGGCCACAGGCTCCAACCGGCCTATGTGGAAACCTGGCGTCCGGTGGCGGAAACTCAGTTGCGGCTCGGCGGCGCGCACCTGGCCGGCGTGCTCAACGCCGCGCTCGCGCACCGCTGAGCGGGTCGCCGCCAGGAGCTTTCCGTATGTCGCCGCAGGTCTTGCCGTTCCATCATCGCGAAACCGGGACCTGGTCGTATCTGGTCGCCGACCCGGCGACCCGTGCGGCGGCCATCGTCGACCCGGTGCTCGACTATGAGGCGCGCTCGGGCCGCACCGGCCTGGACAGCGCGCAAGCCCTGCTCGATGAAGCCGCACGCCTGAGTCTGCGCATCGATTGGCTGCTCGAAACCCATGCCCATGCCGATCACCTCAGCGCGGCCCACGCCCTGCGCGAGACCATCGCCGCCGCCGGCGCAACGCCGCCGCGGATCGCGATCGGCCGCGGCATCGGCGAGGTCCGGCGCGCGTTCGCGCCGCTGTTCGGCCTGGCCGACACCGAGGCCGTCTCCGCCTTCGACCATCTGTTCGACGACGACGAAGGCTTCGCCATCGGCGATCTGCAGGCGCGCGCCATCCCGGTGCCCGGCCACACCCGCGACAGCCTCGCGTATCTGATCGGCGACGCCTTGTTCAGCGGCGACTCGCTGTTCCTGCCCGACAGCGGCACCGCGCGCTGCGACTTCCCGGGCGGCAGCGCGGCGATGCTGTACCGGTCGATACAAACGCTTTACCGACTGCCCGACGCTACCCGCGTCTTCGTCTGCCACGACTACGGCAAGCCCGAGCGCGAGCCGGCCTGCGAAACCACGCTCGGCGAGCAGAAGCGCAGCAACATCCACGTGCGCGCCGACACCGGCGAGGCCGAGTTCGTCGCCTTGCGTGAGCAGCGCGACGCCGGCCTGCAGATGCCGGCGCTGATCCTGCCGGCACTGCAGGTCAATCTGCGGGCCGGTGCCCTGCCCGAGCCCGAGGCCAACGGCGTGCGTTACCTGAAACTTCCGCTCGATCAGTTGTGAGGCTAGCCTGTGACCGATCCGCACATCCTGCGTCGCTTCGTCCCGATCGCCGCATTCGCCGCCGCATTCGCCGCTGCAAACGCGAGCGCAGCCGACCCGCATCGCCATAACGCCGAAATGCCGCCCGCGCCGACGGGCCCCATCGAGGTCGCCCTCGACGAGGCGACGATCGCGCGCTTGCCGCAGATCGTCGCGGCCGGCGAGGCCCACGGCCGCAAGCTCAGCTGCGAAGGCGTTGCCCTGCATGAGCTGCTGCGCGCCAGCGGCGCGATGCCGTCCGCCCCACTGCGCGGCGCCGACCTCGCCCGCCTGGTGGTGGTGCGCGCCCGCGACGGCTACCGCGCCGCGTTCTCGCTGGCCGAGCTCGATCCCAGCCTCGGCAACCGCCAGGTCGTGCTGAGCCGACGCTGCGACGGCACCGCGCTCTCTGCCGCCGACGGCCCCTGGCGGCTGATCGCGCCGGGCGAGTCGCGGCCGGCACGCTGGGTACGCCAGGTCGAATCGATCCGGGTGGTAGACGCGCCCTGAGCACTGGGCTGCACCCCATCGTTGCGGCAGCAACCCCCAGTGTTGCGTCGCCTGCGGACGCGCCGCCTCGACTTCGCGTTACTCTCGCCCTGACTCACACTCGACAGGTTTGCAATGAACCCGATCCGCCGTCGCTGGCTGGGCGCCCTGTGCACGCTCGGCTTCGTTTTCGCTGCCAGCGCCGCGTCGGCGCAAACCGCGCCCGCAGCTGCCGACGACGCCGCACCGATCACCGTGTTCGCCGCCGCCAGCCTGAAAGAATCGCTCGACGAAGCGGCGGCCGCGTACACCCGGGCCAGCGGGCAAGCGGTGCGCGTGTCCTACGCCGCCAGCTCCGCCCTCGCCCGCCAGATCGAACAGGGCGCGCCGGCCGATGTATTCGTCTCGGCCGACCTGGACTGGATGGACTATCTGCAGCAACGCAAACTCATCGACGCCGGCAGCCGCCGCAACCTGCTCGGCAACCGCCTGGTGCTGATCGCCGCCCAGGCCAGTACCGCCAAGCCGGTCGCGCTCAAGCCCGGCGTCGACCTGCGGCCGCTGCTCGGCGAGGGCCGCATCGCCCTGGCCCTGACCAACAGCGTGCCGGCCGGCAAGTACGCGCGCGCGGCTTTCGCCTCACTCGGTGTCTGGACCACGTTGCAACCCAAGGTCGCCGAGGCCGAGAACGTACGCGCCGCGCTGATGCTGGTCGCGCGCGGCGAAGCCCCGCTCGGCGTGGTCTATGCCAGCGACGCCCGCGCCGAGCCGAAAGTGCGCGTGCTCGCGACCTTCCCGGCCGACAGCCATCCGCCGATCGTATACCCGGTCGCCCGCGTCAGCGGCAACCGGCACCCGCGCGCGGCGGCGTTCGCGCAGTGGCTGAAGAGCCCTGCCGCGGCGGCGATCTTCCGCCGCCACGGTTTCGCGACCCTGGACTGATCGCGCGACGATGTTCGACTTCAGCCCGGCCGAACTGACCGCGATCGCGCTCAGCCTCAAGGTTGCCGCGGTCGCGACCTTGGGCAGCCTGCCGCTCGGCATCGCCATGGGCTGGCTGCTGGCGCGCACCCGCTTCCCCGGCAAACTGCTGTTCGACACCCTGCTGTACCTGCCGCTGGTGTTGCCGCCGGTGGTCACCGGCTACGCCTTGTTGATCCTGCTCGGCAGCCAGGGCACGGTCGGGCGCTTCCTCTCCGATTACTTCCACTTCAGCTTCGCCTTTCGCTGGACCGGCGCCGCGCTGGCCAGCGCGATCATGGGGTTTCCGCTGATGGTGCGGGCGATCCGCCTGTCGATCGAAGCGGTCGACCGCCGCCTCGAACAGGCCGCCTCGACCCTCGGCGCGAACCGCTGGCGGGTGTTCTTCGGTGTGACCCTGCCGCTGGCCTGGCCCGGGCTGGTCGCCGGCGCGGTGCTGTCGTTCGCCAAGGCGCTCGGCGAGTTCGGCGCCACCATCACCTTCGTGTCCAACATTCCCGGCGAAACCCAGACCCTGTCGTCGGCGATCTACGGGCTGATGCAGGTGCCCGACGGCGAATCCGGCGTGCTGCGCCTGGCCTTGGTCGCGGTGGCGATTTCGTTCGCCGCGGTATTCGCCTCGGAGTGGCTGGTGCAGCGCCAACGACGCGAGACCCACCGATGAGCGATGCCATGCCCGATCGCGACCATGGCGCGGGCGGTCCGTCGATGGACGACATCCATGTCCTCGATTTCAGCCTGCGCCGCGGCAGCTTCGAACGCAGCGTGCGCATTCGCAGCCGCCGTCGGGTGATCGCACTGGTCGGCGAATCCGGCGCCGGCAAGACCTCGCTGCTGTATGCGGTGGCCGGGCTGCTGCGGCCGCAACGCGGCCGCATCGAGATCGCCGGCCGCTGTTTGTTCGACAGCGAACGCGGCATCGACGTGCCGGCGCATCGCCGCCGCATCGGCTACGTGTTCCAGGATGCGCGCCTGTTTCCGCACCTCAACGTGCGCCGCAACCTGCTGTACGGCCTGCAC is a window of Lysobacter antibioticus DNA encoding:
- a CDS encoding OmpW/AlkL family protein, whose amino-acid sequence is MNQRLIGGVLAATLACAAQPALAQQTGNFTLGIGAHQVNPKSDNGSVLGGAAELEIGDDAQPTITFEYFIRDNLGIEVLAAAPFKHDIDIKGVGKVGTTKHLPPTFSLQYHWNSRGVVSPFVGLGVNYTTFFSEKTTGALRGTRLKLDDSVGVAAHVGVDFILTERSSIRVDARWMDIQTDVELNDQKIGKATIDPTVFGLAYVMKF
- a CDS encoding S1/P1 nuclease, with protein sequence MTSTRPRSFSKSLRRYSALLLLLPLNSLAWGPQGHRLVAALAWDDLRPDVRAEIARMLKDEADPSLPGIANWADDLRSNDPELGKRSAKWHYVNLAEDDCRYDAARDCPKGNCAVEAIRAQTAILADRGRSRDERLKALKFVVHFVGDVHQPLHAGFGHDKGGNDYQLQIPGEPEPVDGYGTNLHSLWDSKMLSMRRLDDAAYLKRLRQTPAPAVGALGLPPASPAWAEASCRIVLQPGFYPDGHRLQPAYVETWRPVAETQLRLGGAHLAGVLNAALAHR
- a CDS encoding MBL fold metallo-hydrolase; its protein translation is MSPQVLPFHHRETGTWSYLVADPATRAAAIVDPVLDYEARSGRTGLDSAQALLDEAARLSLRIDWLLETHAHADHLSAAHALRETIAAAGATPPRIAIGRGIGEVRRAFAPLFGLADTEAVSAFDHLFDDDEGFAIGDLQARAIPVPGHTRDSLAYLIGDALFSGDSLFLPDSGTARCDFPGGSAAMLYRSIQTLYRLPDATRVFVCHDYGKPEREPACETTLGEQKRSNIHVRADTGEAEFVALREQRDAGLQMPALILPALQVNLRAGALPEPEANGVRYLKLPLDQL
- the modA gene encoding molybdate ABC transporter substrate-binding protein, producing the protein MCTLGFVFAASAASAQTAPAAADDAAPITVFAAASLKESLDEAAAAYTRASGQAVRVSYAASSALARQIEQGAPADVFVSADLDWMDYLQQRKLIDAGSRRNLLGNRLVLIAAQASTAKPVALKPGVDLRPLLGEGRIALALTNSVPAGKYARAAFASLGVWTTLQPKVAEAENVRAALMLVARGEAPLGVVYASDARAEPKVRVLATFPADSHPPIVYPVARVSGNRHPRAAAFAQWLKSPAAAAIFRRHGFATLD
- the modB gene encoding molybdate ABC transporter permease subunit; protein product: MFDFSPAELTAIALSLKVAAVATLGSLPLGIAMGWLLARTRFPGKLLFDTLLYLPLVLPPVVTGYALLILLGSQGTVGRFLSDYFHFSFAFRWTGAALASAIMGFPLMVRAIRLSIEAVDRRLEQAASTLGANRWRVFFGVTLPLAWPGLVAGAVLSFAKALGEFGATITFVSNIPGETQTLSSAIYGLMQVPDGESGVLRLALVAVAISFAAVFASEWLVQRQRRETHR